Below is a genomic region from Equus quagga isolate Etosha38 chromosome 17, UCLA_HA_Equagga_1.0, whole genome shotgun sequence.
ACGGAAGCCACCAAATCCTTCAAGAAGTCAAACTGCTGCTCCAGCTCAATGCACTGCTTCCTggaagagatggggaggggacgGCACTCAGGTGGGGCCCAGATGTCTGGGCCCTCAGCAAGGGACAGTAAGAGGCTCTGGATGTCAGGAGAATGGAGCCTGGAAAACCTCCACGCCACCTCTGGCACCCAACCTCCTCGCTTTGCTGGAacacccaccccctcctccccgaGTTCAAACCCACCAGTTTCTGAGGCCTTGCTGGTCTCCCAGCAGCCTCCTGCCCCCCTCACTATCAGGACACTGCCTCCTCTAAGTGTGTGAACTTCTGGGGCGGGGCCTCacccagccctcccagccctcccagctCGGCAAACACTCACAGGTGGGATGTGGTCATGGTCTTAGCATTTCGGGACTGGGTCACCTGGCAGGCCTTCTTCAATAGCGACTCCAGGAATAGCTCGAGCGCCCGGGCTGAGAGGTGTCAAGGAGAACGCAGGTAGGGGGTCCCCAGCCCACACAAGCGACCCcaggctgcctccctcctccacgGCCCTCAACCTGACCAGCCCCCGACAGGATACAGATGATGACAGGCACAGCCGCCGCCACCTTCCCAATCTCTTCGTCCGTCTGCATGATCTTCTTGATCCGCGCCTGGGAATGGGGCAGAGAGCTCGGACCCCGTGGCCTCCATCCCAGAAAGGGGCGCTGGGGGAGAACAAGGCGGGTATCCCggggggaagggggcggggggcaCGGACGCCGAGAGGGCACGGAAGGGGGCGGGGCGTCCGGGCCCCCGAACACCGCGAAGCGCCCGCCCCCCCAGCGgggcctgggccccagcctcCCGTAGGGCCGGGCGGCTCCTCCCGGGCCCGGCCACGTGCTCACCGGCGGGAACCGGGCGTTGTACTTCTTCTTCTTGCTCGGCATCTCGGGGACCCTTTCGCCGCGCCGGGCCCAGCGCCGCCGCCCGCAGCCTCCCGGCCCCCGGGCCTGctcgccgcccgcccgccgcggTTCCCCCGGGTCCTGGCGCCGCCCGCTCCGCCCCCGCCGCTCCCCACGGGGTCCTAGCGCCGCCAGTCAGGACGCCGCCCGCACGGCCCGAGTGCCCTCCCCTTCGAGCCTCCCGGGCGGTGCGCGTCGGCCCGGGACAGGACCGCCACTCCCGCCCGCCCCCAAGGCCCGAGGAGCGGACGTTAGCCCCGCCCCCGCAGGCCCGCCCCTCCCCGAGTTCCCCAAAGGCCCCGCCCCGGGGTCAGCcccgccctgccccgccccttccctcgccggccccgccccgcggcgCGGCCGATCCGGCCCGGGGGCCCCGCCCCGCGCTGCGCTTGTCTATAAAGTTGTTGTTGAGGCGGCGAGGCGCTaagatggcggcggcggcggcagccgtggcgggggcggggcgcggcggcggcggcgcggagcCCCGGCAGGAGCGGAGCCGGGCCCGGGGCTGGGCTGGCGCCGAGCGCAGCGAAGGCCGGAGGTGACGGCTGGGCGGCGGGAGCGGGCAGGGCCGGGCGGGGGCGCCGCTCGGGCCGTGGGCGCTAATggcggcgggcgcggcgggcCGGAGGCTGGCCCTCCCGCAGGCTCCCACGAGCCCGGGTTCGAGTCCGGGCACCGCCCCACTGGCCCCGGACCCGTCacagccctctctgggcctcagtgtcctggGTTTTGAGTGGGCCCGATGACGCCCGCCCGGGAGGCCGGGCCCTGCAGGGCCTGCCCCAGTGCTGCGCGACCGTGCGCCTCGTTGCCTCCCTCCATTAAATGCCGACGCTTGCGGACCCAGTGACTGGCAGGGCCGGGAGGTGTGGCTGGGCCGGCGGCTCCCGCACCTGAATGCACGTTACGGCCCTGTCACTCACTGcaggtgtgaccttgggtaagtcccatctctgtgagcttcagtttcctgtctGTAAGTCAGGGAGAGTAGGAATAACGTTAGCAACGACCCTTACGTAGCACCTGTTCCACCTCAGGCATTTAATTGTCAACGGCGCTACGAGGCAGGAACAGCTGCTagccattttaaagatgaagcaaCAGAGGAATGGCAACATTCCGTCTTGCCCACTGCCACACAGATTAGTTTAGTGCCCGGCACCCGCTAGGGCCCAGCAAGCTGTGGATGTGCCTTGGACCTGCCCTAATTCGGTTCCCTCATAGCAGGATGGAGCCAggtgaggagctggaggaggaggactcCCCAGGCGGCCGCGAGGATGGCTTCACTGCTGAGCACCTGGCCGCGGAGGCCATGGCAGCTGACATGGACCCCTGGTTGGTGTTTGATGCCCGCACTACACCTGCCTCGGAGCTGGATGCCTGGTTGGCCAAGTACCCGCCATCCCAAGTTACCCGCTATGGCGACCCCGGCTCGCCCAACTCGGAGCCCGTGGGCTGGATTGCAGCATATGGGCAGGGCTATATCCCCAACTCGGGCGACGTGCAGGGCCTGCAGGCAGCTTGGGAAGCTCTGCAGACCAGCGGGCGGCCTGTCACACCGGGTACCCTGCGCCAGCTGGCCATCACCCACCACGTGCTCTCGGGCAAGTGGCTGATGCACCTGACACCTGGCTTCAAGCTGGACCACGCCTGGGCTGGCATTGCTCGGGCCGTGGTTGAGGGCCGGCTGCAGGTGGCCAAGGTGAGCCCACGGGCCAGGGAGGGTGGGCGCCAGGTCATCTGTGTTTACACAGATGACTTCACGGACCGCTTGGGTGTACTGGAGGCCGATGCAGCCATCCGTGCAGCGGGCATTAAGTGCCTGCTCACCTACAAGCCTGACGTCTACACCTACCTGGGCATCTACCGGGCCAACCGCTGGCACCTCTGCCCCACGCTCTATGAGAGCCGTTTCCAGCTAGGGGGCAGTGCCCGCGGCTCTCGTGTGCTGGACCGTGCCAACAATGTGGAACTGACCTAGTGGGGCCAAGTGAGGGAGACCACTCTCTGCCCTTCCTGCCAGGGATGGATCCTCCCGTCTTCCTTGTCCCAAGGAGGCCAAGTCCCCCACCTTTGGGGCCCAGGTCACTCGGGAACTGCCTGCATCTTCAATCCCCTTGAACTTCTGCCCTCTGTTCAGGGCTGACTCAAGTCCCCACCGGCTGGAGGCGCTGGCTCCCTGAGGGCCGGACCCTCAGCCTCTGTCTTCGCTGCTGCTCCCCTCTGCCATCCAGGACCACAGGCTGGGTG
It encodes:
- the C17H11orf68 gene encoding UPF0696 protein C11orf68 homolog isoform X2; translated protein: MIFLIRAWEWGRELGPRGLHPRKGRWGRTRMEPGEELEEEDSPGGREDGFTAEHLAAEAMAADMDPWLVFDARTTPASELDAWLAKYPPSQVTRYGDPGSPNSEPVGWIAAYGQGYIPNSGDVQGLQAAWEALQTSGRPVTPGTLRQLAITHHVLSGKWLMHLTPGFKLDHAWAGIARAVVEGRLQVAKVSPRAREGGRQVICVYTDDFTDRLGVLEADAAIRAAGIKCLLTYKPDVYTYLGIYRANRWHLCPTLYESRFQLGGSARGSRVLDRANNVELT
- the C17H11orf68 gene encoding UPF0696 protein C11orf68 homolog isoform X1 translates to MAAAAAAVAGAGRGGGGAEPRQERSRARGWAGAERSEGRRMEPGEELEEEDSPGGREDGFTAEHLAAEAMAADMDPWLVFDARTTPASELDAWLAKYPPSQVTRYGDPGSPNSEPVGWIAAYGQGYIPNSGDVQGLQAAWEALQTSGRPVTPGTLRQLAITHHVLSGKWLMHLTPGFKLDHAWAGIARAVVEGRLQVAKVSPRAREGGRQVICVYTDDFTDRLGVLEADAAIRAAGIKCLLTYKPDVYTYLGIYRANRWHLCPTLYESRFQLGGSARGSRVLDRANNVELT
- the C17H11orf68 gene encoding UPF0696 protein C11orf68 homolog isoform X3, giving the protein MEPGEELEEEDSPGGREDGFTAEHLAAEAMAADMDPWLVFDARTTPASELDAWLAKYPPSQVTRYGDPGSPNSEPVGWIAAYGQGYIPNSGDVQGLQAAWEALQTSGRPVTPGTLRQLAITHHVLSGKWLMHLTPGFKLDHAWAGIARAVVEGRLQVAKVSPRAREGGRQVICVYTDDFTDRLGVLEADAAIRAAGIKCLLTYKPDVYTYLGIYRANRWHLCPTLYESRFQLGGSARGSRVLDRANNVELT